The Calypte anna isolate BGI_N300 chromosome 1, bCalAnn1_v1.p, whole genome shotgun sequence region CCAACTACAGACAGCTGTTTCAGAGTAACAACCATGACTGCAACTCAGCACCTAGATGAATGTTTGGAACAGCTTGTTCTGTGTTGGGAATACAGCAGTTGCCTCTGGTGTGAATTCCTTGTGCAGTGCAAAACCCAAATGGtttctctgaaacaaaaggaaagaacacTAAACCTGTGGTTTTTGTGATGTCTGACgagtttggggggtttttttggcaagtAGGTATGTTAGTTTTCAGGTGTCTACTTACGattaggaattatttttcttaggTGTCAGAAGAGGGCTCATTTGTTACAGCAGAGTATGTAATTCAGATGGCAAAAAAGCAGAGTGGAACATCAATtcacacactgaaaaaacaaaacccacccctTTCTCTACTCTGTggacagagctggaaaagagcCAACGAACATGAGGACAGAGGTGTCAAACAGGTCCCATATAATGAGCAGGCATGTATACCATGAATCTGCAACTCAGAACTAAGTGATGACTAAGGACATACATGGTACAAGCCTGTAAAGTGACAAGGAGACAAGGAACAGGGGTTGTTATTACTACATCTCATGGTGGAAGAATTAGGGTCACTCAAGGAAATAATCAAGAAAACCATTAGAACAGCCTGACAAGTTCTTTTTCATACCACACAATGAACTCAGGGTTCATTGCCACAGAACACTGTGGAGGCCAAAAgtagaaaaggatttttaaaaggagactAAGTGCATTCATGAATGCCAAACCCAGAAGGAACTGCCAGTTCAGAAAGACCATAGGCTGCTGGAACAGTGTCAGAGAAAGACCTCTATATACAAGCTTTATATTTGATGCTTCTTTGATCACTGATTACTGGCTATCCTCAAAGGCAGAACAGCAGATCAGATGGCCTTTGGACTGACTGCATGCAGTGCTTTTTATGGATCAAAACTCTCAATTTTTGTATGATTTAGAGTTTGGAAAggtaaactttaaaaaaaaataaaagggaacgTTTGAAAAGCTGGTATGTTTGTAtgcctcctctgcttcctcttttcctctttgagCCCTCAAGGCTATGCTCCTTAAGCATTTGTTTCCATGATGGGTAAAGTATTGCTGAATTAGGAACAAGCAGCAACTGCCCAGACCCCCTTACAGGGCATTTCTCCTGATTGAGTCTCAACTACAGGTTAAATGTCACCTGtattccattttttctctttactacAGTCTTGCAAAATCACCTTGTTTGACTGCTGTATTTATGACATAGTATATTTATGATACTGATATTTTTGCCTCTGCTAGCTAAAACCTTCTCACAGACCACTCATTTCCATGGGATAAGTGACAACAGGAATCTACAGGAAGTCTCCTTGTGGACAAAGGATTACTACACTGTTTGTAAACATCCTTATTTCACCCAGAATTTGCCACTTCGATTGGATTTAGCCTTCCAGCCAGTCAGACCAATACATTTCTGCAGCGCAGGGGAGTAAACAATGCAAAACAGTGACTGTGTCTGTATGTAGACAGACTGAAGTAGCAGCACAAGTAAGTCAGAATATCTCCTGCATTTATCTGGACACAGAGCAAGCTCTGAGACCAGTCATCACAgttgtttttatatataaaataagtgTGCACACAGACACATGGACTAATAACATTCATCACTAACCCTCATTTAAGAAACTGATAATCCTATACTTCACCCAGTAAATGTGCTTATTTAACTGGGGGTGGCAGGTGCATTCAGGACCACACGGTGGCTTTACAGACCACTGCGTGAGGACATAGCTGTAGGTTCAAAATCAAGAGGTTACTGTTCCAGCTTGTTCAGTCTTCAGTTCTCCAGACGATCCTTCCTAATCAAGATAACACACAGGtagattgtttgtttttttcgCTCATAGTGGAGTTTGGACCCAGGTTACCTGGAATGAAAAGAAGTTAAAGTGTTGTTAATGTTAAGTAAATAAGACCTAGATAAAGTTGGGATTCATGCTTCAATCCTCTCTCATTATTTACTACACACTTTGTGTCAGACCTGCATTACTCTGCACTCTCTTGTGGCTTTATTTCCTACTGCTGTGAAATTAAGAGAGATTAAAATAAGAGCAAATTCAGAGTATATTTTAGAGAAAACCACTGGAGAAGTATTTCCAGGCTTTGGCCTGTACCCAGACCATTCATTAGTATTCTCAGGTCCAAGTTGGCAGTGACAAACAGTCTGGCCATGACTTGGGTGGGAGGTTTTCCAAAAAGtgaggtatgaaaaaaaaaaaaaaaggtcaagtTATCTCCCCTATTTGATCCTCATACACACTCTTCACTAGACGTTTTTTCACATCCTGATTTAAACATCCCAAGGGACACTATTACCACCATTTATTTTCCAAGACAAATGCCAAGGCCTCAGGGTCTCTCAAGTAGCATACTGTGCTTCCCCAAATTTTAATCATCTTTGGTTCTTTCATTGCTCACTGTATGGATTCCTTCTGTACCTATACTTTTCAAACCTTGTGCTGCTGTCTCATCTCCTTCATTACAATTATATGTTGGTCTGGATGCCCCAGCAAATTTTGTTCAAGCACTGTACTTGTGTTTGCAGAGGCTTCTGCGAGCAGGGCAGCTCTACTGCGCTCAGAGCTCAACAAGGCTTATGTGACCTATATCCCACGACAGACCTACTGAGAGGGGCTGCCACGTGGCTTGCAGTCACTCTGAACAAAGGTGGGCTCCACTCAGGTATTTGTACAGAAGGAAGGTACATGTGCATCTCCCAGACAGCTGGAGCCAGCGGCTGGAGCCGGAGTAAGGCCCTGCTGCAGGTCATGGTGACATGCTACTGAGAAGTCTCAACATTGCTAAGATGAGAGAACTTTGAACCTAAGCATTGTCTCTAGACTTGGCTTCAAGTGAAACATTTTTGACCTCTTTATTGAGGAGATTGTTTGGTGTTTTCCTCACCCATAGGTGATGGGGAAAATAAgagctttcttctctcctcctccttctctctacCTTCTTCCACACTGCAATTTGTTGATATCCAAGCAACTTCTTGATATCTATGTGGGAGGCTGTACTGCAACCTGCCCTCATTTTTGTGGCTGCTCTGCATGCTACTGCCTACTCCCCACATCTCCCCATGGCATTTCTTTCTACTTCCTGTGCCCTCTTTGACCTACTCTGTATGTTACTCCTAAGTTTATCATTATTCCTGTCTCCTCACCCCTCCTGTTCCCCTCCCAGTCTGTATCATATTCAAGACCGTTAAAGTTTACTTTCAAAAGTGTCTGTGCTCCTCTGCCTAATCTCACTCTCAACTCCTTTATTCTTCTCGCTTTCTACTCTTCTGATCTTTTTCTACAGATCCCACTACATTTAGAGCAAAAACCTTTCTTATGGATACACAACAAcattcccttctttctctttagaAAAGAGGCTGAAAATTCCAATTGTCACTCATCCCATTTCatctgaaaagcactgaaaggTGATAACTAAGTAGCTGTTTCGGTGGTATTGCAGGTCCCAGCGTAAATCCCATTATTTCAAGAAGTACACAAGAGGGAAACACAAAATCCTGCTATTAAGCATATGTATACTGCAACCAGCACTCAAGAGGAGTGAAGGCCACTACACAGAGCAACTCAAGATAACAGACCCCTCTGAACAAGTCCACTTTGCTTCTTCCAGGggagaacacagaaaacaaaatctacAGACTTCCAAAAGCTTTCAGACCCTTGTGGTATTTCCCAGAACCTGCACACAGACATTTTTGCTGATCACagtctgcccagcagcagcttaaAATTTAGAAGACTGTGGTCAggttcagagctgctgctgttgtgttcCTAAGTGGGAAACAGCGAAATTTAAGAGTTGTGTCAGCTTGATGGGGTGGTTTAAGAATGACTTGTAAGACAAAGCACAGTCTCTGTACAGTGTGCTAGGACAACACCTCAGAATGCTCATTCAGATGCTCAGTTTGAAACATTACTACCTGTAGCCTTTGCATTTTCCAGACTCCCAATTCCAACGGATAGGTATACTTTTCTATAGCATGTAAATACTGAGTCAGATTTCCAGATTCTGTCGTGGAACACACTGTCATCACTTCCCTTCCCAGTTCAGACTCTTTATCACCATTTTTTCTTACAAGATTTAACCTGACCTTTCAATTACTCTGTGAGCTACTCAAGATGCTGATCTGGTCTCTGCATTTGCAAGGTGGGATGTGCCTCAGTGGTACTACAGAATTTCCAGTAACTTTGGAGGCTGTGTGCACAGGCAGGCTCACAGGGCTTAAGTGTGCTGTTTCATCTTTACAAAAGGTAAGGGCAGCTATATTAAACTGTGAAGCTCTGAATTACTGCCTCCAAACATCACTGCATACCAAGTACCTTCTCCCCTCCTTCATTTCCAGTTCTTACATCCCTTCTCTCACCCCGAGTATCACAGCATCAGTTTTTACTAGGCATGCTCAAAAACAGcttaaacttttaaaactaAGTCAGTCCTCCAGttaacaaaaagcaaagagccttccttttttgtcttaaaTCTGGAACTTTATTCCATGCCCATGTTCAAGAATTTTTTATTGAAACCTAATGAAGCATGTGCTACTGGTCAAGTAGCAGCAGGATCTTCTGGgtatctcattttttttaatcgcTTTCTTATGGTTCTCCATCTTCCTAATGTGCCCTCTACCACTTCTGTTCACATGTCACTTTGGGACTATTAGACTGAAGAAACTTTATTTCAAGAGCAGTGATTCAATTCAAAAGCAATGCACTGGCAGAGATCTCCCTCCAGCCTTTTACAGCGCCAGGGGACCTAGGTCTACTTACACTGTACTTCAAAAGCTGCGGAGTCTCCCATCCCCAACATGAACAGTCATTCTCAATTtgcataaaacaaacaaacaaataaatacttgCATGGACTCAGTGAAAAGACCTACCAGGTCAGGAAGAGCACAGCAGGAAGGCTGGTGTGCTTGACCTTCCCCTTTATCAAAAAAGGTGGCAGCTCTCAGGAAGCAACAGtggcaataaataaaacctgaacATAATTGTATGATTGTGTCTTTGTGGAAATGGTCCAGACCAAGCATCGGACTGTCTGGAACAGATCCACTGTGTTAAAAGGAATAGGGACATGTCTGCTGCCCTGACTGCAACAccccagcagggctcagcaccccagtGTTCAGCTACAGACACCCATCTCTTTCGTGCCTTAATCTGCGCCTAATTTCATCATGACACTGCAAGAAAGGCGGGCTGGCCGCTTTAAAACAGCTGACAGCGAGAAAGGCAGGGAACCTCCGATATTGCCAAGTGCTGACAAATCAGAGATGACACAAttctctgctgctgtcactAGAGGGTAGTGCAAGCCCTCACGTCCATTCCTACGTGGAGAAATGCCCGTACATCTCTCCGAAGATCTTCACCGATTCTGCCTTTCGTGGCCATGAGGAATGgggcccagcagcacagaatgTCTTTGATCAAGACAAAAAAGTAGTGATTTGGAGGGAGGCCCTCTTTAGACCAGGGTTTATTCCTGCCTCCTCAAATGCCAAAAACACATCTTAAAATGGGTCTACTGGAGTCTTAAATAAATTATCAATGCCTTCTTACAGttcttttctcttgtgttcATTTGGCATTTTTGAGTCCTTCCTTCAgctagaaatatttctaaaaccTAATCAGTTGCTGTTGTTGACCATTCCAAAGCTTTGCTCTCCTTTTTGATCTCAGGAGAATCACAGTCATAGAATGcaaagttggaagagacctccagaATCATCTGGTACAACCTTTCTAGGCAGGAACACAATTTGGATGAGATGGCCCAGAACCTTTTGTCTTTCCATGTAACAGCACAGCAGTTTCAAGAGAACTAAGTGTCTCTATGCCTGTATTTCACATCCATCAGAGCACAGAAAGGTCCCCTGCCAGACAAACTGAGGAGAAATTTTCTCCCTGGAACTAGTTTAATTTCCTGCTGGTGACAGATGTACTGACATGCAGCACAGCTCACTGAGAGAGGAAGACAACCAGGCTGAATAGTCTGTAGATTTACTTCAATCTGCATCTGCAAAACATCTAAAATCTTGGGAAGTTAGCTATGGAACCCATAAACTAGGTGAAAACCTTTATCATTTGTGTCTTCAATCTGATGAAGCCTTGGAAGGACTTCGTGAAAGTATCAATCGTTATCAAAGACAGAAAAGCTGAGATCTAGTTCTTCTCCATAGGTTCTATTTACACAACTTCTGCCCCCATGTCAGGTGATAaaggaacaaattaaaaaaccttcCACCTTTTCCTCCACTCTTTGCCCCTCACCTCAACATGAATGCATTTTCCCTTGCTCTCCACCAGCAACTTGTCCCAGTAAACACACCCCACTAAACCCAAATGCAGAAAGGAAGGGTTAGATTGGAAATCAGTATCTGCACCCTGCTAGCCACCACAACTATGAACATATTGCTGCTGTTTATTAGGGCAGTGCACTTAATGAACTGTACACACTACCTGTTTTACACATTcacctttccccttctccataCCCACCTGCTGAAAAGTATGAGAAAACATTTACATGAGAAGTACCAACTTTACAATCAGACTGCTATTAAATTACCTTCAATTACCTTAAATTGCCAGTACCATTTCGTAAAACTTCTACTCTTCTTTGATCCTGCTCATTTTAATAGGGAAGAAATAACAGCATCTACTCACAGGTGCTTTATATTGAATACCTTTGCAACCTTTGCAACCAAACTCGGAACAAGGGACACAGAAGCAGAATATGCTGGTAAAAGTTTTACCTGAGATGCCTCCAGTGCTGCGAACACTGGCATGGCCAATGCTGAGCCGCTCATACTCCAGTTTCATGTTTCCAAGGTCTTCTCCTGAATGTCCTTCACTGGCAAAAGAATTGGCCTCAATGCTTGAGCCTGGAGACCGTTTGGCCTTGCGACTGAAAATCCCACTGGCAAACCGTTTTCCTTGCTTTGAACTGGCCAGTACATCTTCTTTCTTCACGTCACGAATAGACTCCCTGGatttggatttaattttcaGGTCCACCTGGATCCGGGAAAACAGTTTCTGAGGGCTCCGATTCACTTTGATCAAGTTCTCCAGAGGTGGATCAATTTCAGGGAACTCTTGCTCCAGTGTGATTAAGTCATTCAGAAACTGATTTAACCGTTTCTTTGACTCACttgtttcctccttttccatgtTCCCCTGATTATTCTGCCGGTGTCGTGAAGCCCAGAGCATCATATCACCACGAGTTGCCCCTGCCACTAAACCATACTTGGGGTTAATGAACTTACGAGCTACAGTGGAGGAATGAAGGCCTGGCTTCCCAATTCCAAGAAGGAATGGGTTAGCAATACCCAGTTCCTTGTAGAGATTTACTTCTTCTGAGATGGCATAGAGCTCACGAAACTCAATGTCAAACATCTCCACATGCTGTCCTGTCAACACTAGCAGGGTGTTTCTGTCAATGTGGGATGAACTCCATGTGAAGCTAAGAATTGGAAACAGAACCAGCATTAGATTTTTGGGTGCATACTTGACCCAGCCCACCTAAAAATATGTAGGATATTACATGGGAATATAGAGCATTGTGATATTTGTCCATATGTCCTTGACAAGGTGGGTCAGGATAGATACATGAAACCCTTCATTACTGGTCTTTACTAGGCATGCAGACcaaatctggaagaaaaggcCCTAAAACTCTCAGGGAGTGTTCACCCTTATACATAAAGCACCACTGCATGAATATAAGGCATCTTCAGACTGAAAACCTCACTGAAAATAACTGAGTACAGTGGCTGCTAGGGAATCCTCGCAGGCCACCACCTGACACAGCGTGGAACTCTTATCTACCTCACTGAAATGATCCACTAGCATGGGAATGTTCTATTCTCTCAGGAGCAGTTTGTGCCCTGTGCCACCTTCTCTGTCATTCCACCTGGATTTCTACAGTTGCCACACAGATTACGAATGCTGGGACAAGGAAGTGAACGACATGGGATGAAGACTCTCAAGCAAAGCTGCAAGCCATTCTTTACACAGACAATGTAGCTTTGCCTTAAGCAAGAGTGACCCACCTGTATGATCCAGTGGCCACCTTTTCACCATCCACCAGGAGGAATCGGGATTCCAATGTGCCTTTGATCTTCCCTGCTGGCATGTAGAACCCAACTCCTGTCACAGAACGTATGCGGATATTCTAACAGGGAGGTGAAAAGACAAAGCCTCACAATAAATAGGGCAGAGAATAAGAGAATTGCCAGCTCCAAGTCTTAACACGTCACTCATATTATCTCACTACTTCTGGGACTACAGCTCATGTTGTATCAGCCACCAGAAATCAGAAGGgctgcagaaaggaaagcatAGTGCTGTAAGACCTGTTGTCATCCCTGTTTAGGCAAGTCACTCCCCTCCATTAGTTTATAGCCCTGTCCAATGGGTCAGGATCTTTGTAGCCCTGCCTGCTGTCTTCAGCTATTCATCTTAGCCCACTGGCAAGACGATGCTTTCAAAATCAAATAATCCTCCATCTCCAGACCTGTGCTGTAGCTCGGAAGGCCCAGCCCAGTTCAGGGGAATGAATCAGAAGCAGCTCTGAGTCATGCCTGCACTCTGAATCCACATCCCTATTCCATGGTTCCCtattcctcttctccaggttacATTAGCAGGACCACAGAACAACTCTGCATCACTTGTCAATGTAAAGGACACAGTTACTTGGAGAGTAATGCATGAGATGGGTCTATATCACgttctttttgttcttgtgCTCTGACTCCCAACAACATATGACTTGACAAAACTGGGTAAAttaaaagactggaaaatgtaattattacagaagaaaggaggaaacaaTTCTGTTGCTCAGAAGACAGATGTTTCCACTCTATTATAAAAAAGGAGAACTTTGACCTTTATAATTTTGCTAAGAACCCCAAATAGTTACAATGTCCACCTAGATTCCTCACTGTTCAACAGGgagtgaaaaaaacacagaacttttttttaataaaaggagcAGGTAAGTGTCTCTACTGATGCCTTGAATAGATCAGCAAATATGAATTTCTGaagaataggaagaaaaaacttttcattaaatgaattgaagcagctggaaaaagatAATACTTCTCCCCAAACCTCCCTTCTTATGCCCTTTGGCTCTAAAACCTACAAGTCATAAAACAAAGCACTActaagaaaacacagatttagGGTTACATGGGTTTCAACAATGGATGTGTGCCTGCACTTACTTTAAGAATATATTTGAACATTGGTCTGAGTTCTGTTCTGCTCATGGGTCCTGGCTGCACAAGGCTGAATTACCAAAGAGTTTAACATGAAACACACACTTCATTCCCTGAAAACTCAAAGGCATTGATCATCAGTATAAATTTAGAGTAAATTATCTTGTCATCCTGACATACAAATTCAGACTATTTTCTTTGTTCCGCTATCTGTTACTGTAAGAATTCTTTAATAATGGAAAGCTAAAAGGCAGTGTGATCTGGAATAATAAATCCAGAGTTGGGAGTTAGATAGTCCCAAGTGTAGTCACAGTTCTGATATTGTATCATGTGATGTTCTGGGAAAGTCAATTCATCTTTGCCTCATTCTCCCCTATCTACAGAGCAGGAGAATCATGAGGATTTGGCTAATTCTAGCACATCCTTGGACCCCACAAAGAGCTAAGTCCTATTATTATAAACTTTCCTCACAGCTTAAATATTGATAGACTACAGAAATCAGCATGCAGGAACTATTGATTATAAGAATGCAGATCTTTgcttaaacaaaaccaacatttttctgaatataaCTTTTCTTGTTTGaatctgcttctgttttcaccACTAAAATAGAGCAGTGTCAGTACAAATTCTGACTAAGAGTAACTGATGATACTAATATTTCATATTCATCTATTGCTTGATCGGTCTAGAGTCCTGTGTGGGCATTAGCTAATTAATGCTCCCAACACTGCCAAAATTATTATTACCCTGTTTTAAAGATAAGGagcctgaaagagaaaaagatgaagtGACTTTCCCAAGGCCCAGCAGTGAGTCATATGTGTGGGATGCTGAGTGCAGCTTGGGCAGAGCACAGGAGAAAGGGTGCCCTttccagtatttaaaataacatttgtaGTTGGCTGGCTAAacacctgaaatatttttttttttaatcccttgaTGAGTGAAGTTGGATTTGGGATTTGCCAAATCATGGGATATTGACTGGAAGTGTCAAGAAGGACCTCCATTTTTCACAGCAGTCAAAAGCTCTGACATGTAATGTACCTTTATGAATCAAGAAGTGATAGCCTGTGTGAGCAGAAAGCTTTCTAGCATGCAGCAAGTGTGATTTTACTGTGTTTGTATGTATATGATATGTATGtatagatatatatgtatataatctTCTTCTGATGGAAAGAGAGCACAGCTGAATTTCTGCAGTAATCCAGCTACACGTAACACTTGGAAAGGTACAGAAGAGATAGAATCAAACAGCTGAACACATAAACCTCCTTGACCAAAGTAGGCACAGGAGTGCATAAATACATCTTGAAATGCAAAATCCAAGCACAAAGTCATATAAACATCGAGTCACTTAACAGGTTATTTGTataatgttttctgctttgaaggATCTTGGAGCACTTGTAGACTCTACACTGTAGACTGTACATCAAGCTGTACACAAGGAGGAACAAGCTTGAGTTCATGTACAGAAGACTATATAACAATAGAAGAGGAAACACAAATATAAATGAGATGAGACTGCAGCCATTTTAGGAGGCACTGGTGTTATAGTAGTAACAAATATTTTAGGTATAGGATCAATTTGTTCACCAGACAGAAGTGACTCCTCCACATCTGTATTCTTGAAGAAGCCTGCTTAAGGTTTGTCATCCCCTGGCTTAAGGAAGCTGCAGGCTGCATTAAACTATCACATCTCCTTTACACAGGCTTGCACCACTCCTTATCACAAGCAGTGAATAACGTCGCTGTGGCAGCAATTTAATACGGACTGCTGGCAGTCAAGCCTGATAGAGCATCCTAATGCAAACAGTGAAGGAATCAGTCTTTCTTGCTTTATTAGGACACGCTTTTAAACCTCGTCCTGAGcctttttaacagaaatttaaattagaCCCAGTTTAGAATGTCAGTAAGAGGTTGTATTGTTACTGACACTTAGTTATCACTTGACAGACCTGGGCAGCAGCAAACACAAGCTGGGGCTGAGTAGGGGACACAAGACTCATGCTCTAAAGGGAAGCATTGCAAGGACTTCTACCAGGGAATCCTGTGTGCACCTTCCCTCTTAGAACAACCACTGATAAATACACTGCAAAGCAAGCAGGGATCTTTACTTCAGGTTGGGATGGATGACATGAACAACAACTATAAACTAACAGATGTAAAACAGATTAAGGAGACACAGCAGACAAAAGTAGTAGCTGATAGATGGCAGTGACTCAACAGTTCCTCATACtgactgtgttttttaaaatgtggagaTCCCCTTTCTGTTGTCCCTGAAAAAATCAGATCCAGACACTACAATCTGTCAGGGTAGCTTCTgtcctttgttttcttgtacTAGTTACACCTCAGCACAGTGCTGATGAGGAGGGCCCAGATGCCAATTATTTCCACTCTTAAATCCTAGCTGGGgttaaaagaagaggaagaaacagatgAGGGTCATGTGGACAGAACCATAATAACAACAGTAAAGGAATTTATCTTATTCAGCCACAGTCTGGAAGGAGCCAGCAAGTAATGCTAGGAAATATTATGGGCTTTTCCTATGTGTTTGCCTTGAACTATTTTGGAAAAGGCAGGCTTGCTGACAAAAACTTGCAGGTATTCAAGTAGAACAGGATGGAATGAAGCTGGCTGGAATGGGCTTGCCAAGGTCACTGCAGGGTACTAGTTATTTGCATCTTTGCAGAAGAGAGCCTCGGAATTCCTCATTTTCAGAAGGTCACAAGCAGCCTAGAAGAATTCTCTAacagataattaaaaaaccaacagcacTGTATCACATTACACTCAGCTTCTCCCCTGCTTGAATTAGGAATCCATGAGGAAATACTGACATGAAATTCCAAAAATTTCTTAGGCAGAAACTTTTAAGAATTTCTAGAGTGAGGGGGAGTGAGGAACTCCATCCATGTTGGGAAAATGAAGGTAAAAATTAACACAAAGGTGAACTTCCTGCAGGTAACTCATTCTATGGGCTTGGTTGGAGCTCTAGATGAACTCCCTATCTTTAAGCAGGAATGTCTGCCACCAAGGTCTCAGCAGAAGCAGGGGGAGAATGAGAACTTGCCTAAAAACTGGTGAGAACACTCACCCTCAGGTCAACAAGGACAGGAATTTTTGTGGGGCCATGAATTTTAGATCTTGGAGAACTCCGATTAATTGTGATCTCTGAAGAACACTCCTATGTCAAACGTAACAGAAGTCTGGCAAACCATGTCCTATAGGCTCAGAAGCCATATGACTCATGCACACATGACAGGCTCTTACTAACATCCCAGGATGAATGTACCAAGAATTGAATTTAAGTGCATTTATAGTGATCTCTGGCCTTCAGACAAAAAGTGAGGATTTCTCATTTCATGCTTGGAGTTAGTAAAGAACTTTTTGTCTTTGAAGAGTCAGGTACTGTATTCCTCACAGCAGTTTCCCTACTGTGAGTCTGCCAGCAGGTCATGATACCTTACCATCTCAAAATGATACAATAGTTAGGAGTTTTGTCAAAACACCCAGCCATGTATGTAGACAAAGAGCAAAATCCAGTGTTAACACTAAATCTCCCTGTATTACGACTTCTGAAGTATTCATTCTCTATAGGATGAACAGGGCAATGGAAACAAAAGGGCAGAACAATGCGACCATCTGGTGATGACAGAAGAAGCATCCTGACCCTGCAGCAATCACAGCCCATGGCTGTCTTGCCCTGGGATCAGAACTTGGATCTAAAACTTAAAAGTGACATGCCACATTGCTGCAACTTTCAGATAAAAAGCCATCCTGTAAATCTTGCACAGGCATTCTGAAGGAAAACTGGgaagaagagcaggaagaaagtgTATGTAATTTCTTTGCTGACACACTGGTGAAAATCTtttagaagaaa contains the following coding sequences:
- the FAM83F gene encoding protein FAM83F, which encodes MAESQVLLLDDSHVNEKVTEVQARFYYSEEQRRALEALVTRGEAAYKEVLRKEQLRDFLSSRELQALRGSWRGYDDPREGGKVARGPDGETLSLAYWPECSDTEVPPLDLGWTDRTFYRGISRVALFTHPRKEENAPHLKEVVREMIQQAQKIIAVVMDVFTDRDIFRDIVDAAYKRWIPVYIILDEESVKLFLEMCRCLDLNDLQIRNIRIRSVTGVGFYMPAGKIKGTLESRFLLVDGEKVATGSYSFTWSSSHIDRNTLLVLTGQHVEMFDIEFRELYAISEEVNLYKELGIANPFLLGIGKPGLHSSTVARKFINPKYGLVAGATRGDMMLWASRHRQNNQGNMEKEETSESKKRLNQFLNDLITLEQEFPEIDPPLENLIKVNRSPQKLFSRIQVDLKIKSKSRESIRDVKKEDVLASSKQGKRFASGIFSRKAKRSPGSSIEANSFASEGHSGEDLGNMKLEYERLSIGHASVRSTGGISGNLGPNSTMSEKNKQSTCVLS